A segment of the Vibrio aquimaris genome:
AAGGTCCATTAGACGCTTGATGTTCATGGATACTTCACGACGTAGATCACCTTCTACAGTGTACTTAGCTACACCATCACGCAGTTGATCGATCTGCTCTTCAGTTAGTTCACTGATCTTAACATGCTCAGCAATGCCCACCCCAGCTAGAATAGCTTGAGAACGAGTCTTACCGATGCCGTAGATCGCTGTTAGTGCGATTACAGCATGCTTTTGATCAGGAATGTTAATGCCTGCTATACGGGCCATTATTCACTCCTAAGTGTTTCTATAAAAGAATTAGCCGCAGCAAAGCCCGTTATGGATACGCTGCGGAATACTACTTCTTTTGCACGCAAAAGGTAGGCCGAGCAATATACTCAACGCTACCTTATATTTCAAGTAAAAATTTCTGCTTATTAGCCTTGGCGCTGTTTGTGCTTTGGCTCACTGCAAATCACGCGAACGACACCGTTACGCTTGATAACTTTACAGTTACGGCAGATTTTTTTAACGGAAGCACGAACTTTC
Coding sequences within it:
- the rpsM gene encoding 30S ribosomal protein S13: MARIAGINIPDQKHAVIALTAIYGIGKTRSQAILAGVGIAEHVKISELTEEQIDQLRDGVAKYTVEGDLRREVSMNIKRLMDLGCYRGLRHRRSLPLRGQRTKTNARTRKGPRKPIKK
- the rpmJ gene encoding 50S ribosomal protein L36, with translation MKVRASVKKICRNCKVIKRNGVVRVICSEPKHKQRQG